A stretch of the Microcebus murinus isolate Inina chromosome 6, M.murinus_Inina_mat1.0, whole genome shotgun sequence genome encodes the following:
- the LOC105864589 gene encoding olfactory receptor 4K13-like gives MDTLYNRSSVSEFVLLGLSSSRETQILFFAIFFLVYVAIVVGNLLIVISVIFDNHLHSPMYFLLANLSFFDLCLSSVATPKVIADFLRKHKTISMWGCMTQMFFMHFFGGGEMSLLIAMAIDRYVAICKPLCYQTIMNHRVLIVLILVSWTIGFIHTTSQMVFTVGLPFCGPNVVDSIFCDLPLVIKLACTDTYILELLVIADSGLLSLVCFVLLLTSYIIMLVTIWQHSSSASSKAVSTLSAHITVVTLFFGPAIFIYAFPFNSYSVDKFLSVFYSVITPLLNPIIYTLRNQEMKSAIKRLSSQHIVGWFLKSCL, from the coding sequence ATGGATACCCTGTATAACAGATCAAGTGTTTCTGAGTTTGTCCTACTGGGACTCTCTAGTTCTCGAGAAACCCAAATTCTCTTCTTTGCAATCTTCTTTCTTGTCTATGTAGCCATCGTAGTGGGAAACCTTCTCATTGTCATCTCTGTGATATTTGATAACCATCTTCACTCCCCCATGTATTTCCTTCTGGcaaatttatcattctttgaTTTATGTCTTTCCTCTGTGGCAACTCCCAAAGTGATTGCTGACTTCCTTAGAAAACACAAGACCATTTCCATGTGGGGCTGCATGACTCAGATGTTCTTTATGCACTTCTTTGGGGGTGGTGAGATGTCTCTCCTGATAGCTATGGCCATCGACAGGTATGTTGCCATATGCAAACCCTTGTGCTACCAGACCATAATGAACCACAGAGTGCTCATTGTGCTTATATTGGTCTCATGGACAATTGGGTTCATACACACCACAAGCCAAATGGTTTTTACAGTGGGTTTACCTTTCTGTGGTCCCAATGTTGTGGATAGCATTTTCTGTGACCTGCCCTTGGTCATCAAGCTTGCTTGCACTGACACCTATATCCTGGAGCTCTTGGTGATTGCAGACAGTGGACTCCTGTCCCTGGTCTGCTTCGTTCTGTTGCTCACGTCCTACATCATCATGTTGGTCACCATCTGGCAGCATTCCTCCAGTGCATCCTCCAAGGCTGTGTCCACACTATCTGCTCATATTACTGTAGTAACCCTCTTCTTTGGCCCAGCTATCTTCATCTATGCTTTTCCATTCAACAGTTATTCTGTAGATAagtttctttctgtgttttattcTGTAATCACTCCTCTTCTTAATCCAATTATTTATACCCTGAGAAATCAAGAAATGAAGTCAGCCATTAAGAGACTAAGCAGCCAACACATTGTTGGCTGGTTCCTTAAATCCTGTTTGTAA